The Paenibacillus beijingensis nucleotide sequence AGATTTAAATCACTGTTTAGAGCAACCCAAGAAGCGTTGCTAGCCTCTTTGTAATGGTGGCAGCACTGATGAATAAAGAAATGAACAGGGTTTAAATAGTGAAAACTGGAGGCTGGGTCCTTAATTGATTCATTAATCATGATTTCGACCGGCTCCATTTTTAATTCCAGATCTAAACTGAAAGAGAAATCAATTTGAGTCACTTGTGCATACTCAGATTGATGCAATTTCAAAAATGGCAGCAGATTATTCATATTTGTTTGCCACAAGATGGCTTTCTCGCGTTTAACAGGAAGAATAGTATTAGATTTTTTATCATAGTCCCCTTCAACGTAACCAAGTGTCTGCATAATGGATCGAACTCGTTTAACATCACTTCGACGAATTAGACAATCCATATCATTCACAGTTCGAATACCATGATTTTTGTACATATGGGGAATTAAGTAGGCACCCTTCAGGGGAACAAATGGAAGGTCTTCTTTCTCAAACGCCTTTGATATTGTTGTAATTTCATGCAGATACACTTTATTGCGTTCAGCTGTACCTAATTTATGAAAATTAAATACTTGCGCTAGACGAAGAGGTACTTTATATCCATACCCTCTTGTCTGTAAATTGTACCAGGCCAATGGAAGGACTTTGTTTTTCACCGAGTAACGGAATACCAAATACCAATCGATTTCCTGATTCATTAGTTCCTCAATCTGGATTTCATTACTTTGTGAAAAAGTGAGCCGGCTGAGCAATGTTACCAATTTTTGTTCATTAGATAGGTAAAAACTCATTTTAATACCTCCTAGGATCCAGTTCCCTTGTATGATCGAATACCTGTAAACCAAAATAAATATGCAATGATAAACATCACTATACCTATAGCCGGTGCCCCTAAATACAAATAGGAACTGGTTTCATTCTTATTCAGTAGATAGGCTGCCGGATAATAATTCACAAACGCATACGGTATAATAAAAGTAAGCATGAACTTAATAGATTTGCTATAGATGGATAAAGGATAATCGATAAAGTTTCGCACCCCATAAATAACTGCATTCATAACAGAGTTTGACTTAACCGTCCAAAAGCTGACTGCTCCAGTCCCAACAAGAATTGCAGAATGGATGCACGTTGCTCCAAAGATTGCAAGTAAGAAATAAATAACTTTTGTTATCGACCAATTTATTCCAATGTGGGGGGAACAAATAACAAAAATAAAAATACCGAGAAATATATGACCTAAAAATCCATGATAGGACTGTTTTAAAATCATATTAAGAAATGGGTTCATAGGTTTAGTTAAGATCAAATCGAATGATCCATCACTTATCATACTTTCCAATGATCGCATCGGAGTCCAAAAAATCAAGCAAGCGATCCCATATGAGAATAGATTTAAATTGTATAACCATAAGATGTCGTAAAATTCCCAACCCTTAATTTCTTGAAACTTAAGAAGAACAACCCATAGTCCCAAATAATTAATAAAGTACGTGAAGATATTGATGCCGATATCCATATAAAATGAAAACCTGTATTCCATTTTTGATTTCAAGTAAATAATAAAAAAACGAACAATAAGTTTTGCAGTCTGCATTTTATCCACCTTGTATGACGAGTTTTTTTATACCCGCATTCCAAACGATTATTGAAAATGCATATAATCCCACAATCCAAAACCCCTGTTCAATTAAAAAATATATAGACTGCTTAATTGAAATCTTTCCCAAGTAGATTGATATTGGTACATAAAAAATAAGCTTAAAAGGGAAAAAATTTGATATGCGGTCAAGGAAGTGAGGAAAGAACCATATTGGTATCCAGGCTCCGGCAAATATACGTATTAAATCCTCTAAAAACCTACTAAAATACCAAACTGAAACAATCCAAAATCCAAGAATTCCAAAAATAAATGAAATAAGGTATTTAATTATAACTGCATTCACTGTTGCAAAAGCAAAAATGAATAAATGAGTCCAATCAGGAATTTGTAAATGAAAGACAAAGAGCCCGATTATTATGACTGGAACTAATTCAAAAAGAATACGATAAATATTATCACCTATTACACCACAAAATAAGTACGTTTTGTAACTTATAGGCTTGATCAAGTCAATAGCTATTTGTCCACTCTTTATTTTTGAATCAATGTCGTATATTAGATTGTTACTCACAAGAACTGATATTATAGTGCTGATTGTTATATAATTGGTCATATCCCTAAAGGATATATTCCCTGTGCTGGTTGCAACATCTTTAATAAGCAAAGCTTCCCAGATGTAATATTGAACGAATAAAACAATTATACGGCCAATCAGACCAAGTAAAAAATTTGTTCGATACTTTAAATTTGTTTGAATTATATTTCTGATATATTCTAAATAAAGCTGCATGTCCCACCTCCCCATTTACTCCTGAGAAGATATTTCTTCATATATATTGCGGATTATTTCCTCAGTCTGGACTTCAATAATTCTTATATCCCTTACGTGAGCAATCTCCATGATCCTAGATATGATTATGCTAGGATTTACAATAGATTTGTTATAAGTAACTGCCAATTTGTTTGTTTCAAGATCTACAGAGAGAACACCTGGTATTTGCAATTTATTGTAATCAAGAACAGGATTAATAGTTTCCACAACAACTACTTCCTGATTTCCAAATCTGTTTTTCATGTGCTTTAAGTCGCTATCAAGCATAATGGTTCCTTTATCGATAATAATCACTCTAGAACATAATTTATCGATATCTTGCATGTCATGCGTCGTTAAAATAACTGTTGTTTGTTTGACTAAATTGATTTGTTTTATAAAATTCCTGATCTTCTCTTTGACAACAACATCAAGACCAATGGTTGGTTCATCAAGAAATAATATCTCGGGATTATGCATCAATGAGCAACAGATATCAGCTCTCATTCTTTGTCCAAGGCTTAATTGTCTCACAGGAATATCTATAAATTCCCCTAAACTCAGTAGATCAAAAAAGCATTCCAAATTTTCTTTATAAACCTTATCAGGAATTTTATACATGTATTTTAGAAGCTTTAATGTTTCTGATACAGGTATGTCCCACCATAACTGTGTTCTTTGACCAAAAACAACTCCGATATTTCGCGCATGCTCTTTTCGGTTTTTAAACGGATTTATCCCATTAACCACAATTTTTCCACTACTAGGAACAAGAATCCCTACCATCATTTTTATAGTAGTAGATTTCCCCGCACCATTTGGCCCTAGAAACCCTATGATTTCCCCCTTATTTATAGTAGTGGAAATGTTGTTAACCGCCTTTTTAATGGTATACTCCCGATTAAAAATGCTTTTTAATCCCCCCCATTTACCGTGTTGCCGTTTCACTAATCGAAAGTCCCTTGATAAATTTTCAATTACAATCATACTCATGCTTAATTGCCTCCGCCGCTAATCAAGCCACTTTTCGTTTTCGATAACTGCTGTGTGAGATTAGAAATTCTCTCTATGAATTTATTTTTTGCTCCAAATGCATTGCGAAGTATCTTTGTACTCGGGTCAACGACTCTAGAATATGGCAGTATTGCTTCACTTCGAATAATTAGTGATAAGGTCATCTCATCAGATGGCAATACTCGATGAAACATGCCTGCAGGGAAATAATAAACATCCCCTTTTTTCATTAGAGTACTCCCCGTTAATTCCAACTCAACATGGTTTCCGTTCCCTTGTTTAACATTATAGGTTTCATGTGTATAACTGCCGCATAAAATAGTTGAACAAAAATTGAATCGATGATCATGTATACTTTCAAATGGCCACTTATTTTCTGGCCAGTAATGGAGTCGCATGCGCGGTCCATCAAAATTGTCATTCCATATTACATACTTTTCAAAGCCCAAGGGATGAAGCTCCATTAGGGATGCTAATTTTAGAGTTTGTTCCTCATTATTACATTCAACGAGCCCATTCAACCAATCCATAACTTGTTCCAAATTTGCATAGTTCTTTACAAGTTGACACAGATCTTCTTCATTTTCCTTATTTGTTAGTGCATTGGTTTGACGAACCAGCTCCATAAAATCATTTATTGCAATCATGGTACCAACCTCGTCTCCAGGAGGATGCCGACACGATGTACGATTTGTTCATGAATCGTGTTTTTTTCAAGCGCTCCATTAATAAATAACGTATCTTTGGGGAGGACTTCAAGAAATGATGACCGAACTTGTTCGAATACTTTCGTATCTTTTTCTTCATATTTCATATTTTCATTCCCATCTCGCTCCATTACCCTTTTCAATGTTATTTCGGGTTCTAAGTCGAGAAAAATCGTTAGATCTGGCTTCTTTAATGTTCCATAAATGTTGTCCAAATAGTCATAATCCAGGCCTCTTGTTCTGAAAAATGCATAGGAACTATAAATATATCGATCGGATATTACGTGCACTCCATTATGTAAGGCCGGTTCAATTTCTTTTGCCATGTGCCATGTTCGATCGGCTGCTGAAAGTAATGCTATCGCCTTCATATTAGGACATATCCCATGATCCAAGTATTCTCGCACCCTAGTATCATTACGATAGTAGTCCGTCGGTTGTTTAGTTAGAAGTATTTTTTTGCCTTTAATCAAAAACCAATCGTTTAGCAATGAAATTTGTGTCGTTTTTCCAGCCCCATCTAAACCGCATACAGCAATCAACAAGCCACTCACAATGTCATTCCTCCATTTACATCTATTGATGCACCCCAAATATAAGATGACCTGTCATCTAACAAAAATGTGATAACATCTGCCACTTCATGAGGCTTTCCAATATATTTGGCAAGCGTCTTTTCTTTATGGAACTGTTTCCTTTCCTTGGATTGGACTTGTGACATTGAAGTATCAATTATTCCGGGAAGAACTGTATTCACCCTAATATTTCGGTCTGCAAGAGAAACACTTAAGCTTTTAGCCAAGCCAATCAAAGCAGCCTTGGACGATGAGTAAGCCGGGTCTTTGCTGCCGGTTTTGGCGGCGGTTGATGAAACTATAACTATATTTTTTAATTGTGTAGTTTTGCGTGAAACAATATACTTAACAATTAAATAAAGAGACTTCACGTTAACATCATGAACTTTATCCCATAAATCACAATCATAATCCTCTATCGGAGTATTCGGATAAATCCCCGCTAGATGAACGATTGTATCTATCTCTTCCAACCGCGCTCCTATACCATGCCTCAAACATTCGGTAATGCTATCGCTGCTTGATAAATCGCATTTATACCATTGATAAAATTGATGTAATTGCGATTTACTGGGCTTAATATCCAGACCAATTATTTTATATATTCTTCCATCTAAACCATCAATTAGTGATGAAGCGATATCACCACTAGATCCAGTTACTAATATTGTTTTCAAATGCTACCTCCAGCCAAACCTAAATTTGCTTTAAGTAGGTCCTGCTCTGGATCATAGGCTTTGTTTCTTAAGTAGATCTTAACATCTTCTTGATCGCCGTCATAAATCAATGTCTGTCTCTCCACCACCGTAATTCCTGAATTTTCGAGAGCATCTAATTTCTTTTTGTTATTCCCAAGCATGATTACCTCTTGAATACCAAAATAATTCAGTATTTTCGCTCCTACCCGAAAATCTCTACGGTCTTCAGTACCCAATCCCATTTTGATATACGAATCCGAAGAATTA carries:
- a CDS encoding nucleotidyltransferase family protein, whose amino-acid sequence is MSFYLSNEQKLVTLLSRLTFSQSNEIQIEELMNQEIDWYLVFRYSVKNKVLPLAWYNLQTRGYGYKVPLRLAQVFNFHKLGTAERNKVYLHEITTISKAFEKEDLPFVPLKGAYLIPHMYKNHGIRTVNDMDCLIRRSDVKRVRSIMQTLGYVEGDYDKKSNTILPVKREKAILWQTNMNNLLPFLKLHQSEYAQVTQIDFSFSLDLELKMEPVEIMINESIKDPASSFHYLNPVHFFIHQCCHHYKEASNASWVALNSDLNLIKFCDVREYILQFMNNDSLKVAVEFSKKTGLEEAVYFTLFYLNEIYNDGYEEGLLQQFDFEETSFLYTYGQKDYGHTVTWKKSFWERMFSDTNKDELKGDAKYASIVEI
- a CDS encoding ABC transporter permease: MQTAKLIVRFFIIYLKSKMEYRFSFYMDIGINIFTYFINYLGLWVVLLKFQEIKGWEFYDILWLYNLNLFSYGIACLIFWTPMRSLESMISDGSFDLILTKPMNPFLNMILKQSYHGFLGHIFLGIFIFVICSPHIGINWSITKVIYFLLAIFGATCIHSAILVGTGAVSFWTVKSNSVMNAVIYGVRNFIDYPLSIYSKSIKFMLTFIIPYAFVNYYPAAYLLNKNETSSYLYLGAPAIGIVMFIIAYLFWFTGIRSYKGTGS
- a CDS encoding ABC transporter permease, with product MQLYLEYIRNIIQTNLKYRTNFLLGLIGRIIVLFVQYYIWEALLIKDVATSTGNISFRDMTNYITISTIISVLVSNNLIYDIDSKIKSGQIAIDLIKPISYKTYLFCGVIGDNIYRILFELVPVIIIGLFVFHLQIPDWTHLFIFAFATVNAVIIKYLISFIFGILGFWIVSVWYFSRFLEDLIRIFAGAWIPIWFFPHFLDRISNFFPFKLIFYVPISIYLGKISIKQSIYFLIEQGFWIVGLYAFSIIVWNAGIKKLVIQGG
- a CDS encoding ABC transporter ATP-binding protein; this encodes MSMIVIENLSRDFRLVKRQHGKWGGLKSIFNREYTIKKAVNNISTTINKGEIIGFLGPNGAGKSTTIKMMVGILVPSSGKIVVNGINPFKNRKEHARNIGVVFGQRTQLWWDIPVSETLKLLKYMYKIPDKVYKENLECFFDLLSLGEFIDIPVRQLSLGQRMRADICCSLMHNPEILFLDEPTIGLDVVVKEKIRNFIKQINLVKQTTVILTTHDMQDIDKLCSRVIIIDKGTIMLDSDLKHMKNRFGNQEVVVVETINPVLDYNKLQIPGVLSVDLETNKLAVTYNKSIVNPSIIISRIMEIAHVRDIRIIEVQTEEIIRNIYEEISSQE
- the tmk gene encoding dTMP kinase; the protein is MSGLLIAVCGLDGAGKTTQISLLNDWFLIKGKKILLTKQPTDYYRNDTRVREYLDHGICPNMKAIALLSAADRTWHMAKEIEPALHNGVHVISDRYIYSSYAFFRTRGLDYDYLDNIYGTLKKPDLTIFLDLEPEITLKRVMERDGNENMKYEEKDTKVFEQVRSSFLEVLPKDTLFINGALEKNTIHEQIVHRVGILLETRLVP
- a CDS encoding SDR family oxidoreductase; the encoded protein is MKTILVTGSSGDIASSLIDGLDGRIYKIIGLDIKPSKSQLHQFYQWYKCDLSSSDSITECLRHGIGARLEEIDTIVHLAGIYPNTPIEDYDCDLWDKVHDVNVKSLYLIVKYIVSRKTTQLKNIVIVSSTAAKTGSKDPAYSSSKAALIGLAKSLSVSLADRNIRVNTVLPGIIDTSMSQVQSKERKQFHKEKTLAKYIGKPHEVADVITFLLDDRSSYIWGASIDVNGGMTL